TTGGAAGTAACTGTTCAGATAGTCGTATATGGCAGAATAGTAATTGAGTTGAGCCCCCGACAGGTTGAGACGGGCATCCTTTAAATCCAGCTGAGTCGCCAGTCCGTTTTGTGAGGATATTTCCATTATTTTATAGGCTTTTCCGGCCGTCTCCAGAGTGGTTTCGGCAGAAGTAATTCTGAAAGCCGACTCATCCAGCAGCAGTTGAAGGTTGTTAATCTGAGTCCGTATTTCATCCTGTTTCTTTATCAGACTTATCTGTGATTTTTTCTTTTCAAGCCTCACTTGTTCCATTTTGGCAAAGCGGCTCCCTCCATAATAAATTGGAATACTGAGGGATAAACCGGCCTGGAGTGCTCCCGTTCCATCTTTTATTTCAAAATTGTCACTGGAAGACTGCCAGCCGTAACCGATACTGGCTGATAGGGAAGGGTAGAATTCAGCTCTGGTGGCACTGATATTGATATCCCGTAAGGCCAGTTCTCCCTGCATGGCCTGGTAATCAGGCCTTGAACTCAGAATGTCTCCCAGTTCTGTTTGTAGAGCCGCTGCCGGTGTTTTTGACAGGGAATCCGTCAGGATGATCTCGTCCTCCGGCTTAAGACCCGCCAGGAATCTCAGGTTTGAAAGAGCCAGATCTCTGTTTCTTCCCGCTTTTGTCTCCTCTGGAATATTGATCTGCCAGTTGACCTCGGCCTGGAGTACATCCAGTTCTGAGGCCAGATCATTATCAAATTTTTTCAGGATATCCAGGTAGGTATCATGGGCATTCTGCTGTGTTGCCGTTTTTACCTTATATACCTCGTCCAGCAGCACTGTCTGATAGTAGAGCTGCTTGGCCGCTGTCAATACTCCCTGACGGCTGGCCTCATAAATCGTTCCTGTCATTGTTCTGTACTGTTTACTGGCTTCCAGAGCCTTGAATACCTTCATGTCAAACAGCAGCTGCTGCACCCCGATGTTGGCGGAAAACTCATTCTTGCTGTTGTAGGGTACATCAACATAAAACAGATCATACATGCCGGTCTGTGAATTGAGGTCAGGAAGAGCGCCAACGGCGGCGGGCATGGTGATTTCCGTAAAGTTGCGTTTATAGTCTGCTCCGGCGCTAATCATGGGCCTTGTGGCAGAACGAGCCAGCTTGTCCTGTACATCTGCCAGCTGCTGGTCAATATTGGCCAGATACAGATCTTTGCTGTTCTCCTCAACCAGTTGCATATAATCGGCCAGGCTTAGATCCAGGGCATTCAGATTCAGAACAGTCCAGGCTGTCAGAGCCATAGTTATCAAATATTTTCTCATTGTGAAATCACCTCATTTGCTTTTTTTAAAGGCCTTCTTTTTCTTTTTCTCTTCCTTACCGGATTCAAGGGCATTTTCAATGGCCGGGATGACAAAGAGAGTCAGGAAAGTAGCCGCGATCAATCCTCCGATGCTGACAAGTCCCATGGGTTGCCGCATTTCTGCTCCTGAACTTCCGATTCCCATGGCCATGGGGAGCATACCCAGGATGGTGGCGATATTGGCCATCAGGATGGGCTGCAGTTTTGTCGGACAGGCTTCCAGCAGGGCTGAGCGGACACCCATACCGTTCGAACGGAGCTGATTGGTGTATTCCAGAATCAGGATGGCATTATTGACTACCATCCCTACCAGCATCACCACGGCCATCATGGAAACCATGTTCATGGAGAAGCCTCCAATTAAAAAGAGGGCGACCACACCAATCAGGGAGAGGGGAACCGTGGAAAGTATCAGCAGGGGCTGACCGACTTTTTCCAGCACACCTGCCAGGAGCATATAGGTCAAAAGAATAGCGATAATAAAGGCAAAGCCCATTCTACTGATGGTTTCATTCATCATGTCCGCATCTCCGCCCCATTTGATCTTGACTTGACCCGGTAGAACCTCATCGGTTATATCCTTAATGGCCCCGGTAATTGTACCCAGAACAGCACCAGGCAAAAGGTTGGCTGTTATTTCAACAGAGCTTCTCTTATCAATTCTTAGAAGTTTACTCACACCCTCATCCATTTGAATTTCTGAAAAATAAGACAGGGGGTAGATCCCGTTCGGTGTTGAAACGGGTATATTGCGAATACTTTCGTAACTGGATACTTCCACATCAGCCATGGTGACACGGATATTATATTCCCGGGAATCTGCCTTCATCTGAGTCATGACAACACCATCAATGGCACTTCTCATACTCATGGCCAGGTCCTGGATGGATACTCCCATTTCCGAAAGACTCTGTCTGTTCGGAAGGAGGGTAATTTCCGGTTTTCCCGACTTCAGACTGGAGTTGATTCCTGTAACACCCGGGATATTTGTCATTTCTTCTTTGATGAGGGTTGTATATTCTTTCAACTCTTCCAAATCGCGGCCTTGAAGATAGAAGGCTATAGGAGCACCACCCCCGCCCATACCGTTGGCTCCGTTGGATCTGATAACCACCCCGGGAATATCGCTTAAGGCAGCACCGATTCTACCGGCAATGACAATATTGTTCTGACGCAGATCCTTGTTTATAAGCTGGATATTAAGTCTTGCCAGATTTGTACCTGAATCCATGGAAGACAAACTTCCCAGGTT
This Oceanispirochaeta sp. DNA region includes the following protein-coding sequences:
- a CDS encoding TolC family protein, which encodes MRKYLITMALTAWTVLNLNALDLSLADYMQLVEENSKDLYLANIDQQLADVQDKLARSATRPMISAGADYKRNFTEITMPAAVGALPDLNSQTGMYDLFYVDVPYNSKNEFSANIGVQQLLFDMKVFKALEASKQYRTMTGTIYEASRQGVLTAAKQLYYQTVLLDEVYKVKTATQQNAHDTYLDILKKFDNDLASELDVLQAEVNWQINIPEETKAGRNRDLALSNLRFLAGLKPEDEIILTDSLSKTPAAALQTELGDILSSRPDYQAMQGELALRDINISATRAEFYPSLSASIGYGWQSSSDNFEIKDGTGALQAGLSLSIPIYYGGSRFAKMEQVRLEKKKSQISLIKKQDEIRTQINNLQLLLDESAFRITSAETTLETAGKAYKIMEISSQNGLATQLDLKDARLNLSGAQLNYYSAIYDYLNSYFQWQQAIGEGDKLPY